GCAGATCAATTTTGCTGAAAGACCGCACGACGTCAAATGTTGCGTTGCCTTTTCGATTTGTTTTTCTGATATATCCATACCCCATAGTTCAGATGCTTTGCGGTCCCCCTGATACTGCAAGGATTGACCGTTTCCACAGCCTATCTCCAGCATCTTTTTTCCTTAGACATCACCAAAAAGTTGGCATTTTTCTTCTGAGACAAATGCTCCATAAAAAGGAAGCACGATTGCTCCTAAAAAGTCATTACCTTTTGTATCCCAATAGAAGCTGTTTGTTTTATAAACTGCATTCTTGTCCATGCCGGCGCCCTCCCCCAATATAAATTTTCCGTACTTCATTATCCGACTACAGTTCATTATAACATGATTCATTCTTGATTAAAGGCATAAAAGAGCCATCAGCATATAGAATGTCGACGGTCTGAGGCCCCTACACTACTTGAAGTAGGGGCCTTTATTTATTTTAATCCATACTTTACGTTCTCCTTTTCCAAATGCTCTTTCCCCACCCTCAAGGATGTCACACACATGTTCTCGTATACCTTGTTTTAATAGAGAGTCAGTTAATGATCTATTTTTAAAGGTGTTTTCCAATGATCCGCTAACATATGATAGAAGTTCACCATTGTTACCTGCAACAATAACTTGTTCAGCATCAGCGTTTACGACAAGATTGGCATTATGAGTCGCTATAATGATTAGGCAAAACAACGACCATTCGAATGATTACCAACCTTGTATTTCCGACAACAGGTGATGTCTGGATTAATGGATTATCGATAAAGCAAAACCTTAAGACAGCCATCTCCAATGTCGGAAGCATTGTCGAGACTCTAACATTTTACCCACATTTGAGTGCTGTTCAAAGTTTGAAGCTCAGCGCTGCTTTCTTAAAAAAAGTCGGAATAGATCGAATTGAGGAAACGCTGGAGATTGTCGGTCTGTCGGATGTGAAGACACAGAAGGTTGGAACCTATTCGCTCGGAATGAAGCAGCGGTTGGGATTTGCCAATGCCATCTGTTCGCCTTAGGATTCCATCATGGTATAATAAATGATAAATTTTTGAGACGTGAACGTAAAGGCAGGTGTGTAAGCGTGGCAAGGAATATCTAAAGAAACTGATTAATACCATCCATGATCAGGACGCGGAGGAAGTGTATGATTTGTATCGGATTTTTTAAAAATGACTAACTTCAAAACGTTACGGAAGGAGATTATCTGGTTCTGACCACAACAGGAGATTTAGATGAGGGGCTGCTAAAAAATGAACGATATTTTGCCAAACTCTCGTTATTATAGACCTGTTTTCTATGTTTTCTATGTTTTCTATGTTTTCTATGTTTTCTATGTTTTTTATGTTTTTTAGATCGAAAATCCGTGATTTCAGAATGGATTTATGGGAAGGATTTTTGCAACAAAAATTATAATAATTTGGCAGAGAAACAAAACGAAAAAACATTGGATTAAGGAGAGAAAACTATATTATGGAACTGAAAAAAATAAATAAATGTATTTATTATTTGGAAAGTGTTAGAGAAACAGACCGGCCTGTTCTGGGGTATGTTTTAGGTGAGAACTTTTCAATTATGATTGATTGTGGAAATTCAGAGTCGCATATTGATGCATTTATAAAGCATTTGGATGATAACCATCTACCACATCTCAAATATGCGTTTATAACGCACTGGCATTAGGATCATACATTTGGTATGCATGCATTTGATGGAGAAACGATAGTATCTTCATTAACGAATGAAATGCTAAAGCGAATGAAACGGTGGAGGTGGGATGAAGAATCTGTTTTAAAGCGCTTAGAGACAAAAGAAGAAATAGAATTTTCCTATAACTGTATGAAAGAAGAATATGATAGCTTTGATAATATTACGGTTAGTACAGGAACCATTATCTTTGAAAATTCCTTAGCGTTGGACTTAGGGGGTACCACTTGCCAAATTATTAAGGTAGGTGGACCGCATGAAGAAGATTCATGCGTTGTTTATTTAAAAGAAGCGGGAATTTTATTTGCAGGTGATGCACACAGTGGTGATTATTACCATGAAGAAGGTAAGATTGATCCAATAAAAATGAAGGAATATATTGCATTTTTAGAAAACATTTCATTTACTACTTATATTCCGGGGCATGGCGCTCCTATGAACAAGGAGCAAGTAATTCAAGTATTGAGTCAATTTTGCGCTGAGGAGTAGGTGTAGCCTCGGGCGAACACAATTATAGTATGGCTATAGCGGAACTCAACATGACAAATCAATCGGTGCAAAGCTAAATCCGTCCGACCACCCAAGCGTCAGCATATTGTAGCCACGAGCGAATCTACCTGTCGTATGATCGAATACACGTGCAAGCAACTCGGCCTTCTTGCTGCGATCTTTATGAATGCCAGCACTCTTGTTTCTGAATTGAACGATTCAAACTGCTGGATGATCTTGAAGCTTAGCAGATGCAAGAATTTACGCCAAGCAAAACGAGAATGATTTAAGAAGCGATACACGACATCCTTGCCAGGTAACTATTCTCCACGATTACTCTCAAGCAAGCGAAACCCAAGTTCGACCTTGAAAAACTAAGGAGAACACAAGCTGAAAGACAGCTAAACTAAATGATTTAGATATGCCAGTTTTACGCAACATGTATCCGATTTTTAAAGATGACAGTGCAGCAGAAATTCGATCTTCGACCTTTTCAGACGGTATATTGTGGTGGGGAAGTTCTATTTCCCTCATGGCTGCAGAAGCTGGAGGGAGTGCCCTAAATGTGGGAAACTTACCATGTACTTGGGTAGTGACTGGCGGATTAATGAAGGGAGCTAGGGCCTTCGGTGTCTTTGGAGCCTGCAATCACGCGCGGAATTTGTTGTGATGCTGATGAATGCGTTGAAGTCGCAAGAAGCAGGAGCGGATCAATAAAGAAGCTTGGCATTATTGAAGGTACAGGCACAAACAAATTCAATCCTGATGCCCAAGCAACAAGAGCAGAGGCCGTAACGGTACTGCTGAAAGTGCTGGCATACAAGAGCCAGTAAAGTAAAGAACGTCAGTCCAAACTGACTTTAGATTTAAATAACAAGGGTTATCCTTTAAGCGGTAGAATAAACTGCTTAAGGGATAACCCTTGTCTAATTTCAAATATGAAGTCTCCAAACATGTGGAGTGTCATTAGTGAATGAAAAATTCAAGTTGCTACCACTTGAGTTTTTTTGTTTAAGTCAATGAGAATTTCAATCTAAGATTGTTTTTGAAAGAGGATTCCGGGAAATTTCGCAGAAAATTGTAGTATGGTAAATACATAAAGTGTTTTCTTTTAGCTAAAAAGTAAGGTCTAGTACAGAAAGTACAGCAATGGTCATTATTCTCCTTGCATCATATCCGTTAATCATAAGGGGAGAGCGGGTGAGATTTTGCCGGTGTGTGTCCTATATGCTTTGGCAGATGGACATTCAGTTGTTTTGGAAAAATAAAATGTTATTTTAATGAAATGCTAGTGACTACAAATAGTCTCTTCGAGGAGCAATCATATGAACACAACATTACTTGTAGTAGAGGACGATATTAGTCTGAATAAGGGAATTGCGCTCACGCTTGCTCAGGATGGCATTAGGATTAAACAAGCTCATGATTTGGTTACGGCTGAGACATTATTTGCTGCGGGCGGGATCGATTTGATTATACTTGATGTGAATCTTCCTGATGGGAGCGGCTTGGATTTCTGTGAGAAGCTACGGAGAGAATCGAAGGTTCCCATATTATTTTTGACCGCTAATGATATGGAATTTGATATTGTGACAGGCTTTGAGCTTGGGGGGACGATTACATTACCAAGCCGTTTAGCTTAATGGTACTGCGCGCCCGGGTAATGGCAGTATTGAGAAGGTCGGATCAACATAGTGGGGACAAACTGACCATCGATCATATGACATTTGATTTTGGAAAGATGGATTTTCGCAGTCATAACCAAGCTGTGATCCTGAGCAAGATGGAGCAGAAGCTATTGAAGATACTTGTGATGAATAAGGGTAACATTTTGACGCGGGAGCAGTTAATGGATAAGATTTGGACCCAAGATGCGGAGTTCGTAGATGAGAATGCCTTGACTGTGACCATTAGAAGACTACGGAGTAAACTTGAAGATGAACCTTCTTCACCTAA
The nucleotide sequence above comes from Paenibacillus sp. IHBB 10380. Encoded proteins:
- a CDS encoding S-layer homology domain-containing protein yields the protein MSLEPAITRGICCDADECVEVARSRSGSIKKLGIIEGTGTNKFNPDAQATRAEAVTVLLKVLAYKSQ
- a CDS encoding response regulator, with the translated sequence MNTTLLVVEDDISLNKGIALTLAQDGIRIKQAHDLVTAETLFAAGGIDLIILDVNLPDGSGLDFCEKLRRESKVPILFLTANDMEFDIVTGFELGGTITLPSRLA
- a CDS encoding winged helix-turn-helix domain-containing protein — protein: MRRSDQHSGDKLTIDHMTFDFGKMDFRSHNQAVILSKMEQKLLKILVMNKGNILTREQLMDKIWTQDAEFVDENALTVTIRRLRSKLEDEPSSPKYIKTVYGLGYIWVGGSAHE